The following coding sequences lie in one Rhizobium sp. ZPR4 genomic window:
- a CDS encoding helix-turn-helix domain-containing protein, which yields MKTKADKIAADDPSHGGRSAFLQNPHAVREPKENNLEMAIGHEVRAYRKKLGITVTDLAAATGISLGMLSKIENGNISPSLTTLQSLSRALGVPLTAFFRRYEEPRNAVFVKAGQGVELERRGTRAGHQYNLLGHIDNNSSGVIVEPYLITLTADSDVFPTFQHEGMEFLYMLEGEVMYRHGDQLYPMQPGDSLFFDADAPHGPEVLVKLPAKYLSIISYPQRGKTD from the coding sequence ATGAAAACCAAGGCAGATAAAATAGCGGCCGACGACCCATCCCATGGCGGACGCTCGGCTTTCCTGCAGAATCCGCATGCGGTGCGCGAGCCCAAGGAAAACAATCTCGAAATGGCGATCGGCCACGAGGTTCGCGCCTATCGCAAGAAGCTCGGCATCACCGTGACGGATCTTGCCGCCGCGACCGGTATCTCGCTCGGGATGCTGTCGAAGATCGAGAACGGCAATATCTCGCCGTCGCTGACGACGCTGCAATCGCTGTCGCGCGCGCTCGGGGTGCCGCTGACCGCCTTCTTCCGCCGCTATGAAGAGCCGCGCAACGCCGTCTTCGTCAAGGCTGGCCAGGGCGTCGAACTCGAGCGGCGTGGCACGCGGGCGGGACATCAATATAATCTGCTCGGCCATATCGACAACAATTCGAGCGGCGTCATCGTCGAGCCCTATCTCATCACGTTGACTGCCGATTCCGACGTCTTCCCGACGTTCCAGCATGAGGGGATGGAGTTCCTCTACATGCTGGAAGGCGAGGTGATGTACCGCCACGGCGACCAGCTTTATCCCATGCAGCCCGGCGACAGTCTCTTCTTCGATGCCGACGCGCCGCATGGCCCGGAGGTGCTGGTAAAACTGCCGGCAAAATACCTGTCGATCATCAGTTACCCACAGCGGGGCAAGACCGACTGA
- a CDS encoding glutamine amidotransferase family protein: MCGIVGLFLKDKALEPKLGALLSSMLITMTDRGPDSAGIAIYGNDNGATAKITVQSADPIKDFDGLEYELRRALDVPVSVTVKSTHAVITLAKDKLDEGRAALTASRPNIRVMSSGDTVEIYKEVGLPKDVVSRFGVTAMSGTHGIGHTRMATESAVTTLGAHPFSTGSDQCLVHNGSLSNHNNLRRELKREGMTFETENDTEVAAAYLTAEMAKGKDLGAALESAVDDLDGFFTFVVGTKSGFGVVRDPIACKPAVMAETDQYVAFGSEYRALVNLPGIENARIWEPEPATVYFWDHEKAA; the protein is encoded by the coding sequence ATGTGCGGAATTGTCGGTCTTTTCTTGAAGGATAAGGCGCTGGAGCCGAAACTCGGCGCGCTTCTATCTTCCATGCTGATCACGATGACCGATCGCGGACCTGATAGCGCGGGCATTGCGATCTACGGCAACGATAATGGCGCCACGGCGAAGATAACCGTTCAGTCGGCCGATCCGATAAAGGATTTCGACGGGCTGGAATATGAGCTGAGGCGCGCCCTCGACGTGCCCGTTTCGGTGACGGTCAAGAGCACGCATGCGGTCATCACGCTTGCCAAGGACAAGCTCGACGAAGGCAGGGCGGCCCTGACGGCATCGCGTCCGAACATCCGCGTCATGAGCAGCGGCGATACCGTCGAAATCTACAAGGAAGTCGGCCTGCCGAAGGACGTGGTCTCGCGCTTCGGTGTCACCGCCATGTCCGGCACGCACGGCATCGGCCATACCCGCATGGCGACCGAGTCGGCCGTCACCACGCTTGGTGCCCATCCCTTCTCGACAGGGTCGGACCAGTGCCTGGTTCACAATGGTTCGCTGTCGAACCACAACAACCTGCGACGCGAGCTGAAGCGCGAGGGCATGACGTTCGAGACGGAAAACGACACGGAAGTCGCCGCCGCCTACCTCACCGCCGAAATGGCGAAAGGCAAAGATCTCGGCGCGGCACTGGAAAGCGCGGTCGACGATCTCGACGGCTTCTTCACCTTCGTCGTCGGCACAAAGTCGGGTTTCGGCGTCGTTCGCGATCCCATCGCCTGCAAGCCGGCGGTCATGGCCGAAACCGATCAATATGTCGCCTTCGGCTCCGAATATCGCGCGCTGGTCAATCTGCCGGGCATTGAGAATGCCCGCATCTGGGAGCCGGAGCCGGCGACCGTCTATTTCTGGGATCACGAAAAGGCCGCCTGA
- a CDS encoding GXGXG domain-containing protein, protein MPVFDLSVTPLRELNSALHGLPEGTNDLAFEVVNPRGHHAVAAGIDAPVTVDIKGSVGYYCAGMNDGGNVTVHGSAGPGVAENMMSGSVVIEGDASQYAGATGRGGLLVIKGNAASRCGISMKGIDIVVYGNIGHMSAFMGQSGHLVVLGDAGDALGDSLYEAKLFVRGSVQSLGSDCIEKEMRPEHLEKLSELLEKAGVRGVKPEEFKRYGSARKLYNFNIDNADAY, encoded by the coding sequence ATGCCAGTTTTCGACCTATCCGTCACGCCGCTGCGCGAACTCAATAGCGCCCTCCATGGCCTTCCCGAGGGCACCAACGACCTGGCCTTCGAAGTCGTCAATCCGCGCGGCCATCATGCCGTGGCCGCCGGTATCGATGCGCCCGTCACCGTCGATATCAAAGGGTCTGTCGGCTATTACTGCGCCGGCATGAACGATGGCGGCAACGTCACCGTACACGGTTCGGCAGGTCCGGGCGTTGCCGAAAACATGATGTCCGGCAGCGTCGTCATCGAAGGCGATGCCAGCCAGTATGCCGGCGCCACCGGCCGCGGCGGGCTGCTCGTCATCAAGGGCAATGCCGCCTCGCGTTGCGGCATCTCGATGAAGGGCATCGACATCGTCGTCTACGGCAATATCGGCCATATGTCGGCCTTCATGGGCCAGTCCGGTCATCTGGTCGTGCTGGGTGACGCCGGCGATGCACTGGGCGACAGCCTCTACGAGGCCAAGCTTTTCGTGCGTGGTTCGGTCCAAAGCCTCGGTTCGGACTGCATCGAAAAGGAAATGCGCCCGGAGCATCTGGAAAAGCTCTCCGAACTTCTTGAGAAGGCCGGCGTGCGCGGCGTCAAGCCTGAGGAGTTCAAGCGCTACGGATCGGCCCGCAAACTCTATAATTTCAACATCGACAATGCCGACGCCTATTGA
- a CDS encoding FMN-binding glutamate synthase family protein — MSYHNPPTPPRKSATFDDHTLAEIRRAAATGIYDIRGAGTKRKVPHFDDLLFLGASISRYPLEGYREKCDTTVVLGSRFAKKPITLKTPITIAGMSFGALSGNAKEALGRGATIAGTSTTTGDGGMTDEERGHSQTLVYQYLPSRYGMNPKDLRRADAIEVVVGQGAKPGGGGMLLGQKISDRVANMRNLPKGIDQRSACRHPDWTGPDDLEIKIMELREITDWEKPIYVKVGGARPYYDTALAVKAGADVVVLDGMQGGTAATQDVFIENVGMPTLACIRPAVQALQDLGMHRKVQLIISGGIRSGADVAKALALGADAVAIGTAALVALGDNDPKWEEEYQKLGTTAGAYDDWHEGKDPAGITTQDPELASRLDPIAAGRRLANYLKVMTLEAQTIARACGKNHLHNLEPEDLCALTMEAAAMAQIPLAGTNWYPGKGGF; from the coding sequence ATGAGCTATCACAACCCACCTACGCCACCCCGCAAGTCGGCGACCTTCGACGATCATACGCTGGCGGAAATCCGCCGCGCTGCGGCGACAGGCATCTACGATATCCGTGGCGCCGGCACGAAGCGCAAGGTGCCGCATTTCGACGATCTGCTCTTTCTCGGCGCTTCGATCTCGCGCTATCCACTCGAAGGCTATCGCGAAAAGTGTGATACGACCGTCGTTCTCGGCAGCCGTTTCGCCAAGAAGCCCATCACGCTGAAGACCCCGATCACCATTGCCGGCATGAGCTTCGGTGCGCTTTCGGGCAATGCCAAGGAGGCGCTCGGGCGGGGCGCGACGATTGCCGGCACGTCGACCACGACCGGTGACGGCGGCATGACGGACGAAGAACGCGGCCACTCGCAGACGCTGGTCTACCAATATCTCCCGTCGCGTTACGGCATGAACCCGAAAGACTTGCGTCGCGCTGATGCGATCGAAGTCGTCGTCGGGCAGGGTGCGAAGCCAGGTGGCGGCGGTATGCTGCTTGGCCAGAAGATTTCCGATCGCGTCGCCAACATGCGCAATCTTCCCAAGGGCATCGACCAGCGCTCGGCCTGCCGCCATCCGGACTGGACCGGTCCGGACGATCTCGAAATCAAGATCATGGAGTTGCGCGAGATCACTGATTGGGAAAAGCCGATCTACGTCAAGGTCGGTGGCGCGCGCCCCTATTATGACACGGCGCTCGCCGTCAAAGCCGGTGCCGACGTCGTCGTGCTTGACGGCATGCAGGGCGGCACGGCCGCGACCCAGGACGTCTTCATCGAGAATGTCGGTATGCCGACGCTTGCCTGTATCCGCCCTGCCGTCCAGGCGCTGCAGGATCTCGGCATGCATCGCAAGGTGCAGTTGATCATCTCCGGCGGTATCCGGTCCGGTGCCGATGTGGCGAAGGCTTTGGCGCTCGGCGCGGATGCGGTTGCTATCGGTACGGCGGCGCTGGTCGCGCTCGGCGACAACGATCCGAAATGGGAAGAGGAATACCAGAAGCTCGGCACGACGGCCGGCGCCTATGACGACTGGCATGAGGGCAAGGACCCGGCCGGTATCACGACGCAGGACCCGGAGCTTGCAAGCCGGCTCGACCCGATTGCGGCTGGCCGGCGCCTTGCCAATTATCTGAAAGTCATGACGCTGGAAGCGCAGACGATCGCACGCGCTTGTGGCAAGAATCACCTGCACAACCTGGAACCGGAAGATCTCTGTGCTCTGACGATGGAAGCTGCCGCCATGGCGCAGATCCCGCTCGCCGGCACCAACTGGTATCCGGGCAAGGGAGGCTTTTGA
- the glnT gene encoding type III glutamate--ammonia ligase, with amino-acid sequence MTLDLAAFAKDKGIKYFMISYTDLFSGQRAKLVPAQAIAGMQEDGAGFAGFATWLDMTPAHPDLFAVPDASSVIQLPWKKDVAWVAADCMMEGELVAQAPRNVLKKLVKEAEAAGKRVKTGVEAEFFLITADGAKISDEYDTAEKPCYDQQAVMRRYDVISEICDYMLELGWGAYQNDHEDANGQFEMNWEFDDALKTADKHSFFKFMVKSIAEKHGLRATFMPKPFKGLTGNGCHCHISVWSNDGRTNVFADREAEFGLSAEGKHFLGGIMKHASSLAAITNPTVNSYKRINAPRTTSGATWSPNTVTWTGNNRTHMVRVPGPGRFELRLPDGAVNPYLLQAVIIAAGLDGLRNRADPGPHHNIDMYAEGHLVKNAPRLPLNLLDALRAYDEDEGLKQAIGSEFSEAYLKLKHQEWNAYCSHFTQWERDSTLDI; translated from the coding sequence ATGACACTGGATCTTGCTGCCTTTGCCAAAGACAAAGGCATCAAATATTTCATGATCAGCTACACGGATCTTTTTTCCGGCCAGCGTGCCAAGCTGGTGCCTGCTCAGGCGATTGCCGGCATGCAGGAAGACGGTGCCGGCTTTGCCGGTTTCGCCACATGGCTCGACATGACGCCTGCCCATCCCGACCTTTTTGCCGTACCCGATGCCTCCTCCGTCATCCAGCTCCCATGGAAGAAGGATGTTGCCTGGGTCGCGGCCGATTGCATGATGGAGGGCGAACTGGTCGCCCAGGCGCCGCGAAACGTGCTGAAGAAGCTTGTGAAAGAAGCAGAAGCAGCCGGCAAGCGCGTCAAAACCGGCGTCGAGGCCGAATTCTTCCTGATCACGGCCGATGGCGCCAAGATTTCCGACGAATATGATACGGCGGAAAAGCCCTGCTACGACCAGCAGGCCGTCATGCGGCGCTATGACGTCATTTCCGAGATCTGCGATTATATGCTGGAACTCGGCTGGGGCGCCTATCAGAACGATCACGAGGACGCCAACGGCCAGTTCGAGATGAACTGGGAATTCGACGATGCCCTGAAGACGGCAGACAAGCATTCCTTCTTCAAATTCATGGTCAAGTCGATTGCCGAGAAGCACGGGCTTCGCGCCACCTTCATGCCTAAGCCCTTCAAGGGGCTCACCGGCAATGGCTGCCATTGCCATATCTCCGTGTGGAGCAATGACGGCAGGACCAACGTCTTTGCCGACAGGGAGGCTGAATTCGGCCTGTCGGCCGAGGGCAAGCATTTCCTTGGCGGCATCATGAAGCACGCTTCGTCGCTGGCGGCGATCACCAACCCGACGGTCAATTCCTACAAGCGCATCAATGCCCCGCGCACGACATCGGGCGCCACCTGGTCTCCTAATACCGTGACATGGACCGGCAACAACCGCACCCATATGGTGCGCGTGCCTGGCCCCGGCCGCTTCGAACTGCGCCTGCCCGATGGCGCCGTCAATCCCTATCTGCTGCAGGCGGTCATCATCGCTGCCGGCCTCGATGGCCTTCGCAACAGGGCCGATCCGGGACCGCATCACAACATCGACATGTATGCGGAGGGTCACCTGGTGAAGAATGCGCCGCGCCTGCCGCTCAATCTGCTCGATGCTTTGCGGGCCTATGACGAGGACGAGGGGCTGAAGCAGGCGATCGGTTCGGAATTTTCCGAAGCCTATCTGAAGCTCAAGCACCAGGAATGGAACGCCTACTGCTCGCATTTCACGCAGTGGGAGCGCGATAGTACGCTCGATATCTGA
- the purU gene encoding formyltetrahydrofolate deformylase encodes MTSYVLTVACKSTRGIVAAISNYLAGEGCNIVDSSQFDDLDTGMFFMRVSFISEEGVGEAALAEGFKPIAEKFAMVSEIHDARKRMKVLLMVSRFGHCLNDLLYRWKIGALPIDIVGVVSNHFDYQKVVVNHDIPFHHIPVTKANKPEAEARIMDVVEQTGTELIVLARYMQILSDSMCQKMSGRIINIHHSFLPSFKGANPYKQAYERGVKLIGATAHYVTADLDEGPIIEQDTARITHAQSAEDYVSIGRDVESQVLARAIHAHIHFRTFLNGNRTVVFPASPGSYASERMG; translated from the coding sequence ATGACGAGCTATGTATTAACAGTGGCGTGCAAGTCGACGCGGGGGATTGTCGCGGCGATCTCGAACTATCTGGCGGGTGAGGGCTGCAATATCGTCGATTCCAGCCAGTTCGACGATCTCGATACCGGCATGTTCTTCATGCGCGTCTCCTTCATCTCCGAGGAAGGCGTCGGCGAGGCAGCGCTCGCCGAAGGCTTCAAGCCGATCGCCGAGAAGTTCGCCATGGTGTCAGAAATCCACGATGCCAGGAAGCGCATGAAGGTGCTGCTCATGGTCTCGCGCTTCGGCCATTGCCTCAACGACCTGCTCTATCGCTGGAAGATCGGCGCCCTGCCGATCGACATCGTCGGCGTCGTCTCCAACCATTTCGATTATCAGAAGGTGGTGGTCAACCACGACATCCCCTTCCACCATATTCCGGTGACCAAGGCTAACAAGCCGGAGGCGGAAGCCAGGATCATGGATGTGGTCGAGCAGACCGGCACGGAGCTGATCGTGCTCGCCCGCTACATGCAGATCCTGTCGGATTCGATGTGCCAGAAGATGTCGGGCCGCATCATCAACATCCACCATTCCTTCCTGCCGTCCTTCAAGGGGGCGAACCCCTACAAGCAGGCCTATGAGCGCGGGGTGAAGCTGATCGGGGCGACGGCGCATTATGTGACGGCCGATCTCGACGAGGGTCCGATCATCGAGCAGGACACGGCGCGCATCACGCATGCGCAGTCGGCCGAGGACTATGTCTCAATCGGCCGCGATGTGGAGAGCCAGGTTCTCGCCCGCGCCATCCATGCGCATATCCACTTCCGCACCTTCCTCAACGGCAACCGCACCGTCGTCTTCCCGGCAAGTCCGGGGTCCTATGCCTCCGAGCGCATGGGGTGA
- the folD gene encoding bifunctional methylenetetrahydrofolate dehydrogenase/methenyltetrahydrofolate cyclohydrolase FolD, whose product MTLATVIDGKQAAASVIEAVKAAAVGLEDEAGVKTGLAVVIVGDDPASHTYVGAKGRMARECGFNSIQHTLPAETTQEELAKLVASLNDDPSIHGILVQLPLPKHLNSDAIIQSIKPEKDVDGLHVVNAGKLATGDLETGLISCTPAGAMLLVRSIHGDDLSGLNAVVIGRSNLFGKPMAQLLLSANATVTTAHSRTKDLAAVARGADILVAAVGRPEMVKADWVKPGATVIDVGINRIDAPERGEGKSRLVGDVAYGEVSEVAAAITPVPGGVGPMTIAMLMANTVIAAHRSAGKRPPRF is encoded by the coding sequence ATGACGCTCGCAACAGTGATCGACGGGAAACAAGCGGCGGCATCGGTGATCGAGGCCGTGAAGGCTGCAGCGGTTGGGCTTGAAGACGAGGCCGGCGTGAAGACCGGACTTGCGGTCGTCATCGTCGGCGACGATCCGGCCAGCCACACCTATGTCGGCGCCAAGGGCCGCATGGCCAGGGAATGCGGCTTCAACTCCATCCAGCACACGCTGCCGGCCGAGACGACGCAGGAAGAATTGGCAAAGCTCGTGGCTTCGCTAAATGACGATCCGTCCATCCACGGCATTCTCGTGCAGCTGCCGTTGCCGAAGCATCTTAATTCCGATGCGATCATCCAGTCGATCAAGCCGGAGAAGGATGTCGACGGGTTGCATGTCGTCAATGCCGGCAAGCTGGCAACCGGCGATCTCGAAACCGGGCTGATCTCGTGCACGCCGGCCGGCGCCATGCTTTTGGTGCGCTCCATCCATGGCGACGACCTGTCGGGTCTGAACGCCGTGGTCATCGGCCGCTCCAATCTGTTCGGCAAGCCGATGGCGCAATTGCTGCTTTCTGCCAATGCGACGGTCACGACGGCGCATTCGCGCACGAAGGATCTCGCCGCGGTGGCAAGGGGTGCCGATATTCTGGTGGCGGCCGTCGGCCGGCCTGAGATGGTCAAGGCGGATTGGGTGAAGCCGGGTGCGACCGTCATCGATGTCGGCATCAACCGCATCGACGCACCGGAGCGGGGCGAGGGCAAGAGCCGGCTGGTGGGCGATGTCGCCTATGGCGAAGTCTCCGAAGTCGCCGCCGCCATCACGCCGGTTCCGGGCGGTGTCGGTCCGATGACGATCGCCATGCTGATGGCCAATACCGTCATCGCTGCCCATCGCTCAGCCGGCAAAAGGCCACCGAGGTTTTGA
- a CDS encoding aminomethyltransferase family protein yields MALSWRFSALADRHRALGSKLEDWSGMGTAWTYEKDMSQEHVAIRTKAGLMDVSGLKKVHLVGPHAIAVLDYITTRDMSKIYPGRSVYAAMLNERGYFTDDCIVYRTGPNSWMLVHGSGSGHEEVLKQAAGRNCAVLFDDDLHDLSLQGPVAVDYLAKYVPGIRDLKYFHHMQTTLFGAPVMISRTGYTGERGYEIFVRGQDAPMVWDRIVAEGEEMGIIPCCFSVLDMLRVESYLLFYPYDNSQMYPFADQPPGDSLWELGLDFTVSPGKTGFRGAEEHARLKGKERFKIFGMLIDADSPADLGDEVYADGKKVGVITCPCYSSLTKKSMAIARLDVDKAVQGAKLEVRGKSLKASAIAHTLPFDDPEKKKRTAIG; encoded by the coding sequence ATGGCATTATCATGGCGTTTCTCCGCCTTGGCGGACCGGCACCGTGCTCTCGGATCGAAACTCGAGGACTGGAGCGGCATGGGAACCGCCTGGACCTACGAGAAGGACATGTCGCAGGAGCATGTCGCGATCCGCACCAAGGCCGGGCTGATGGACGTTTCCGGCCTCAAGAAGGTGCATCTGGTCGGGCCGCACGCCATTGCCGTCCTCGACTATATCACCACCCGCGACATGTCGAAGATCTATCCCGGCCGCTCGGTCTATGCTGCGATGCTCAACGAGCGCGGCTACTTCACCGACGACTGCATCGTCTACCGAACCGGTCCGAACTCATGGATGCTGGTGCATGGCTCGGGCTCCGGCCACGAGGAGGTGCTCAAGCAGGCGGCCGGCCGCAACTGCGCTGTTCTCTTTGACGACGACCTGCACGATCTGTCGCTGCAAGGTCCGGTCGCTGTCGATTATCTTGCCAAATACGTGCCTGGCATCCGCGATCTCAAATATTTTCATCACATGCAGACGACGCTGTTCGGCGCACCTGTCATGATCTCGCGCACCGGCTATACCGGCGAGCGCGGCTATGAGATCTTCGTACGTGGCCAGGATGCGCCGATGGTCTGGGACCGCATCGTCGCAGAGGGCGAGGAGATGGGGATCATTCCCTGCTGCTTCAGCGTTCTCGACATGCTGCGCGTCGAAAGCTACCTGCTGTTTTATCCCTACGATAACTCGCAGATGTATCCTTTCGCCGACCAGCCGCCCGGCGACAGCCTGTGGGAGCTTGGCCTCGATTTCACCGTCAGCCCCGGCAAGACCGGTTTCCGCGGAGCCGAGGAACATGCACGCCTCAAGGGCAAGGAACGCTTCAAGATCTTCGGCATGCTGATCGATGCCGATAGTCCGGCCGATCTCGGCGACGAGGTCTATGCCGACGGCAAAAAGGTCGGCGTCATCACCTGCCCTTGCTATTCGTCCTTGACGAAAAAATCGATGGCGATCGCCCGTCTCGACGTTGACAAGGCCGTTCAAGGCGCGAAGCTGGAGGTCCGCGGCAAGAGCCTCAAGGCGAGCGCGATTGCCCATACGCTGCCGTTCGACGATCCGGAAAAGAAGAAGAGGACGGCCATCGGCTAA
- a CDS encoding dimethylamine monooxygenase subunit DmmA family protein, translating to MLVEGIKSRPVYRGLSIQPHARRHLFALEGEGANALLNQKPALDDAVLSRSEILYVARGSQGKGHDESLRRLGADMFFTAPTIATLLFRLKGSLATAHMGTRLYIAGTEGFIGQAMMVALDYGMDHASIITEHRGSLSRRVQCVHCKGITDDVTHSPFACGHCGLPLLVRDHYSRRLGAFQGVNIDAEEPGTAPDPEELFL from the coding sequence ATGCTTGTCGAAGGCATCAAGAGCCGACCGGTCTACAGGGGTCTCTCCATTCAGCCGCACGCCCGGCGGCATCTGTTTGCGCTGGAAGGCGAGGGGGCCAATGCCCTCCTCAACCAGAAGCCGGCGCTCGATGATGCGGTCCTGTCGCGCAGCGAAATCCTTTATGTCGCGCGTGGCTCGCAGGGCAAGGGTCACGACGAGAGCCTGCGCAGGCTCGGCGCCGACATGTTCTTCACGGCGCCGACGATTGCGACATTGCTTTTCCGCCTGAAAGGCTCGCTTGCAACGGCGCATATGGGCACGCGGCTTTATATCGCCGGCACGGAAGGCTTCATCGGCCAGGCAATGATGGTGGCGCTCGACTACGGCATGGATCATGCCTCGATTATCACGGAACATCGCGGATCGCTGTCCCGTCGCGTGCAATGCGTCCACTGCAAGGGCATCACCGACGATGTCACGCATAGTCCTTTCGCCTGCGGCCATTGCGGGCTTCCGCTATTGGTGCGCGACCACTACTCGCGCCGTCTTGGCGCCTTCCAGGGCGTCAACATCGATGCGGAAGAGCCGGGTACTGCGCCCGATCCAGAGGAGTTGTTCCTGTGA
- a CDS encoding 2Fe-2S iron-sulfur cluster-binding protein, with amino-acid sequence MSGGTQIPVRVAKVTPIAERIKRFRFERLDGKPMPYFSGGAHVIVSMNDEGHMRRNAYSLMSPPHDCSAYEISVLRVEDSRGGSAFMHEKVREGDELKVSYPVNLFQPDWRGRKHLLIAGGIGITPFIAMMQQFSREGANFELHYAVRSLDRGAYCRELVEQYGQQRVKIYCDADRNFMPVARLLESQPLGTHLYVCGPAGMIDGVLKTGIEAGWPEQNLHSERFLSSQPGKPFSVTLTRSGKTVHVGHHESMLEAIEAAGIDAPFLCRGGACGQCETGVAACDGKLLHNDVYLTDEEKASGRKVMICVSRFEGSALHLDL; translated from the coding sequence GTGAGCGGTGGTACGCAAATTCCGGTCCGCGTTGCGAAGGTGACTCCCATTGCTGAGCGCATCAAGCGTTTTCGCTTCGAGCGTCTCGACGGCAAGCCGATGCCGTATTTCTCCGGTGGCGCACATGTGATCGTCTCGATGAACGACGAAGGGCATATGAGGCGCAATGCCTATTCCTTGATGTCGCCGCCGCATGATTGTTCGGCTTATGAGATCAGCGTACTGCGCGTCGAGGATTCACGCGGCGGCTCCGCCTTCATGCATGAGAAGGTGAGGGAGGGCGACGAGCTCAAGGTCAGCTATCCCGTCAATCTCTTCCAGCCGGACTGGCGCGGGCGCAAGCATCTCCTGATTGCCGGCGGCATCGGCATCACCCCTTTCATCGCGATGATGCAGCAGTTCTCGCGCGAGGGCGCGAATTTCGAGTTGCATTATGCCGTGCGTTCGCTTGATCGCGGCGCCTATTGCCGCGAGCTTGTCGAGCAATATGGCCAGCAGCGGGTGAAGATCTATTGCGATGCCGATCGTAATTTCATGCCCGTCGCCCGCCTGCTTGAAAGCCAGCCGCTCGGCACGCATCTCTATGTCTGCGGCCCGGCCGGCATGATCGATGGCGTATTGAAAACGGGCATCGAGGCCGGCTGGCCGGAACAGAACCTGCATTCCGAGCGCTTTCTGTCGTCGCAGCCCGGCAAACCCTTCTCCGTCACGCTGACGCGGTCGGGCAAGACCGTTCATGTCGGCCATCACGAAAGCATGCTGGAGGCGATCGAGGCTGCCGGCATCGATGCGCCCTTCCTCTGTCGCGGCGGCGCCTGCGGGCAGTGCGAGACGGGTGTCGCGGCCTGCGATGGCAAGCTTCTGCACAACGACGTCTATCTGACCGACGAAGAAAAGGCTTCCGGCCGAAAGGTCATGATCTGCGTTTCCCGTTTCGAAGGAAGCGCATTGCATCTCGATCTTTAG
- a CDS encoding DUF3445 domain-containing protein yields MAIAFKNETFRDDFSYRNSPENIRRFPFPFDRDEYMYSVNMEPHVKGQPNTVFESLIDVDEHYVAEMHDRALVLKEDPLRYQALPHMMTAQWDTLELLMEEQAAGYPEHFTLTKNGDQWRWINRPLGIDDTFTFGDASTLPYEPFEYITRQAQGDFCIVDQRDSNLWMDAGMVTTQADWSLDFDIGMNFMEWHGPVPLAHQIGVFDRALKFLLNLQLGKPTRRFNWTMTINPRLDTSPENYPKWGPDRATVTPENVGEKVHLRVELQSLWRLPRSNAILFVIRCYLMNMDELVTVPKWARRFPRVLKTLPPELIDYKGLTRFRQTTIDWLSKYDDGAPTSPGIFPD; encoded by the coding sequence ATGGCAATCGCCTTCAAGAATGAAACATTCCGGGACGATTTCAGCTATCGCAACAGTCCGGAAAATATCCGGCGCTTTCCGTTCCCCTTCGATCGCGACGAATACATGTATTCCGTCAACATGGAACCGCATGTGAAGGGGCAGCCGAATACGGTCTTCGAAAGTCTCATCGACGTCGATGAGCACTATGTCGCCGAGATGCACGACCGGGCTCTGGTGCTGAAGGAGGATCCCTTACGCTATCAGGCGCTGCCGCACATGATGACGGCGCAATGGGATACGCTGGAACTCTTGATGGAGGAGCAGGCAGCCGGCTATCCCGAGCATTTCACGCTCACCAAGAACGGTGACCAGTGGCGCTGGATCAACCGTCCCCTTGGCATCGACGACACCTTCACCTTCGGTGATGCGTCGACGCTGCCCTACGAACCCTTCGAATACATCACCCGCCAGGCACAGGGCGATTTCTGCATCGTCGACCAGCGCGACAGCAATCTCTGGATGGATGCCGGCATGGTCACGACCCAGGCCGACTGGTCGCTCGATTTCGACATCGGTATGAACTTCATGGAATGGCACGGGCCGGTGCCGCTCGCCCACCAGATCGGCGTCTTCGACCGTGCCTTGAAATTCCTCCTGAACCTGCAGCTGGGCAAGCCGACACGCCGGTTCAACTGGACGATGACGATCAATCCGCGCCTCGATACCAGCCCCGAAAACTATCCGAAATGGGGTCCGGATCGCGCTACGGTGACGCCTGAGAATGTCGGCGAAAAGGTGCATCTTCGCGTCGAGTTGCAGAGCCTGTGGCGCCTGCCGCGTTCCAACGCCATCCTGTTTGTCATCCGCTGCTACCTGATGAACATGGATGAACTCGTCACCGTACCGAAATGGGCGCGCCGCTTCCCGCGTGTGCTGAAAACCCTGCCGCCGGAACTCATCGACTACAAGGGCCTGACACGGTTCCGACAGACCACGATCGACTGGCTTTCGAAATATGACGACGGCGCCCCGACCAGTCCCGGCATTTTCCCGGATTGA